One Campylobacterota bacterium DNA segment encodes these proteins:
- a CDS encoding phosphatase, which produces MIAIDLGSNTIRFVEYDGCEWGRSFEKIVRTAEGLNESGLIGENAQRRIIEAIAQARERMEWKNQSVVAYTTAAMRRARNASEVLERIERECGLRFEIIGPMKEASLTLLAVQYRLKKLGIGAEAFVLADIGGGSTELIRVEGGESRAVSIEKGIVTLSESVSRPERLGEKIAEFAACVRDALPAGSGSLVLTAGTPTTIAAYVNGMDYETYDPGRINGYVLSLRECYRAYDELLAMDEARRTRYVGVGRENLIVAGILMVTALYEALGHEQAIVVDDGLREGIALDYFHRMSDTSAL; this is translated from the coding sequence ATGATCGCGATCGATCTGGGATCCAATACGATCCGTTTCGTCGAATACGACGGATGCGAGTGGGGACGGAGTTTCGAAAAAATCGTCCGTACCGCCGAGGGGCTCAATGAAAGCGGCCTGATCGGGGAAAACGCGCAACGGCGGATCATAGAGGCCATCGCCCAGGCGCGGGAGCGGATGGAATGGAAAAACCAGAGTGTCGTCGCCTACACCACCGCCGCGATGCGTCGCGCCCGCAACGCTTCGGAGGTTCTTGAGAGGATCGAACGCGAATGCGGTTTGCGGTTCGAGATTATCGGTCCGATGAAAGAGGCGTCCCTGACGCTCTTGGCAGTGCAATACCGGCTGAAAAAACTGGGGATCGGTGCGGAAGCGTTCGTTCTGGCCGATATCGGCGGGGGATCGACCGAACTGATACGCGTTGAAGGGGGAGAAAGCCGTGCGGTCAGCATCGAGAAGGGGATCGTCACCCTCTCCGAGAGCGTGAGCCGTCCGGAACGACTCGGCGAAAAAATCGCCGAATTCGCCGCGTGCGTCCGTGATGCCCTCCCGGCGGGAAGCGGATCGCTGGTGCTGACGGCGGGAACACCGACGACGATCGCGGCTTACGTGAACGGGATGGATTATGAAACCTATGATCCCGGACGGATCAACGGATACGTCCTCTCCCTCCGCGAATGTTACCGCGCTTACGATGAGCTGCTGGCCATGGACGAAGCGCGCCGAACCCGTTACGTCGGGGTAGGGAGGGAAAACCTCATCGTGGCGGGGATCTTGATGGTGACGGCATTGTACGAAGCGCTCGGGCATGAGCAAGCGATTGTCGTCGATGACGGCTTGCGCGAGGGGATCGCGCTCGATTATTTTCATCGAATGTCGGACACATCCGCGCTTTGA
- the ilvA gene encoding threonine ammonia-lyase, producing the protein MIDLATIHEAARRIQGTVVETPFAYAPRLSEESGCEIYLKKENLQVTGAFKIRGAYNKIATLSDEERSRGVIAASAGNHAQGVAMAAQIFGIRALIVMPESTPLTKINGVRYYGAEVILAGSNYDEAYAYASTYGSEHGMVFVHPFADEAVMAGQGTIALEMIGSIADLDAVVIPVGGGGLISGMASAIKALDPRIRVIGVSAQGAPAMKESFDAKQAIDSTAVRTIADGIAVRDTSEVTLGHILETVDQIVTVDDEEIANAILFLLERQKLVVEGAGAAGVAALLHGKLPELKGKKVGTVLSGGNMDVTLLSVIIEKGLIKSGRKMKVTVTLVDKPGALMQLTEMLQSLNANIVHIAYDRTSTTLAYGDANVTIHLETKGKDHQETIRAMLKEHRYLSSEEH; encoded by the coding sequence TTGATCGATTTAGCCACTATCCACGAAGCCGCCCGGCGGATCCAGGGAACCGTCGTCGAAACGCCGTTTGCGTATGCCCCCAGACTGAGCGAAGAGAGCGGATGCGAGATTTATCTCAAAAAAGAGAACCTTCAGGTCACCGGTGCGTTCAAAATCCGTGGCGCCTACAACAAAATCGCGACCCTCAGCGATGAAGAACGCTCCCGGGGAGTGATCGCGGCCAGTGCGGGGAACCATGCGCAGGGTGTCGCCATGGCGGCACAGATATTCGGGATCCGGGCCCTGATCGTCATGCCCGAATCGACCCCTCTGACGAAGATCAACGGGGTGCGCTATTACGGCGCGGAAGTGATCCTCGCGGGGAGCAACTACGACGAAGCGTACGCTTACGCTTCGACCTACGGAAGCGAGCACGGCATGGTCTTCGTTCACCCTTTCGCGGACGAGGCGGTTATGGCCGGGCAGGGAACCATCGCGCTGGAGATGATCGGATCGATCGCTGACCTGGATGCGGTCGTCATCCCCGTCGGCGGCGGCGGCCTCATCTCGGGGATGGCGTCGGCGATCAAAGCGCTCGACCCGCGTATCCGGGTGATCGGGGTGAGTGCGCAGGGAGCGCCCGCGATGAAAGAGTCGTTTGACGCCAAACAGGCGATCGACAGTACCGCCGTGCGTACCATTGCCGACGGGATCGCCGTGCGCGACACTTCCGAAGTGACGCTGGGGCATATTCTCGAGACGGTGGATCAGATCGTCACCGTCGACGACGAAGAGATCGCCAATGCGATCTTGTTCCTTCTCGAACGCCAGAAACTGGTCGTCGAAGGGGCGGGAGCTGCCGGTGTCGCCGCGTTGCTGCACGGGAAACTGCCTGAACTCAAAGGGAAAAAAGTGGGGACCGTTCTCAGCGGCGGGAACATGGACGTCACCCTGCTGTCGGTGATTATCGAAAAAGGTCTCATCAAGTCGGGACGGAAAATGAAAGTCACCGTCACGCTCGTCGATAAACCCGGCGCGCTGATGCAGCTGACCGAAATGCTCCAGTCGCTCAACGCGAACATCGTCCACATCGCTTACGATCGAACCTCGACGACGCTCGCGTACGGAGACGCGAATGTCACGATCCATCTCGAAACCAAAGGGAAAGACCATCAGGAAACGATCCGGGCGATGCTCAAGGAACACCGCTACCTCAGCAGTGAAGAGCACTAG
- a CDS encoding CoA-binding protein: MECQFPTVNATNDEIKAILEGVKTIAVLGLSPDPTKDSYRVAEYLKNAGYTIIPVYPKEETILGEKVYRSLAEIPCAVDMVNIFRKPDALDAVADECIKRGDVKVFWAQKGIVNNDAAQKARNAGMKVVQNHCSMVEHRMIQA, translated from the coding sequence ATGGAATGCCAATTTCCCACCGTCAATGCAACCAATGACGAAATCAAAGCGATTTTAGAGGGCGTAAAAACGATCGCGGTTCTGGGACTCTCTCCCGATCCGACCAAAGACAGTTACCGCGTCGCCGAGTATCTGAAAAACGCCGGATACACGATCATCCCCGTTTATCCGAAAGAAGAGACCATTCTGGGAGAAAAGGTATACCGTTCGCTCGCCGAGATCCCCTGTGCGGTCGATATGGTCAATATCTTCCGAAAACCCGACGCCCTCGACGCGGTTGCCGACGAGTGCATCAAACGCGGTGACGTCAAAGTGTTCTGGGCCCAAAAAGGGATCGTGAACAACGATGCCGCGCAAAAAGCGCGCAATGCGGGGATGAAAGTGGTGCAAAACCACTGCTCGATGGTCGAGCACCGCATGATCCAAGCCTAA
- a CDS encoding PAS domain-containing protein: MAGQELTFGEHEFIVSKTDTSGKIVYGNELFIRMSGYTEQELLGKPHNILRHPDMPATVYKYLWETIRKKEEVFAYVVNRTKNGDYYWVMAHVTASLDENGAIIGYHSVRRKPSAQAIAMIRPLYRSLLEAERKGGVSAGEVLLKSTLQQHKVSYDEFVLSLNSSISTSSRSPFSPSRSSLRSLRWDSTGYGFLIFSILPSPGQYSSTSVRFSPRSIPSPM; encoded by the coding sequence ATGGCAGGACAGGAACTTACGTTCGGCGAGCATGAATTCATCGTCTCCAAAACAGACACGTCAGGAAAAATCGTCTACGGCAACGAGCTTTTCATCAGGATGTCGGGATACACCGAACAGGAACTTCTGGGCAAGCCCCACAACATTCTGCGTCATCCCGATATGCCCGCTACCGTATATAAGTACCTGTGGGAAACGATCCGGAAAAAAGAGGAGGTATTCGCCTACGTCGTCAACCGTACCAAAAACGGCGACTACTACTGGGTCATGGCCCACGTTACCGCCAGCCTGGATGAAAACGGCGCCATCATCGGCTACCATTCGGTACGGCGCAAACCCTCCGCGCAGGCAATCGCCATGATCAGACCGCTCTACCGAAGCCTCCTCGAAGCCGAGCGCAAGGGAGGCGTATCGGCCGGCGAAGTGCTGCTGAAATCGACACTACAACAACACAAGGTCTCATATGACGAATTTGTCCTCTCTCTAAACTCCAGTATCTCAACATCATCTCGATCGCCGTTTTCTCCGTCGCGCTCGTCTTTGAGATCGTTACGATGGGATTCGACTGGATACGGGTTCTTAATCTTCTCAATTTTGCCATCGCCTGGGCAATATTCGTCAACATCCGTAAGGTTCAGTCCACGATCCATACCGTCGCCGATGTGA
- a CDS encoding CZB domain-containing protein — MLFKGRTYDSVYTRKAAGTFFDHHSCRFGKWYEGDTGRSKFGHFPSFGRLDQPHKEVHTNALRIIEFLTDVDTIGDHKTEIIERFAKMEESSRELFVLMDTMLKEAS, encoded by the coding sequence ATCCTCTTCAAAGGGCGCACCTACGACTCGGTGTATACCCGTAAGGCCGCAGGAACGTTCTTCGACCACCACAGCTGCCGGTTCGGAAAATGGTACGAAGGGGATACGGGACGCTCCAAGTTCGGACACTTCCCCTCCTTCGGACGACTCGACCAGCCGCACAAAGAGGTCCATACCAATGCCCTGCGGATTATCGAATTCCTCACCGACGTCGACACGATCGGCGACCACAAAACCGAAATCATCGAGCGGTTCGCAAAAATGGAAGAATCCTCGCGCGAGCTCTTCGTACTGATGGATACGATGCTCAAAGAAGCATCATAA
- a CDS encoding EAL domain-containing protein, protein MDTVRQMIDERRFIIHFQPILSVRGRTFFGVEALLRGVSPDGTAISPALLFDRADAEGLGMELDRLARHLAIESFHPLWERNKRLLLFVNFESKLIDSYEPGSYLFDGLLKRHGIPFSNIVLEIKEDEIRDTAKLEAFCAHYRNLGFNIALDDFGVGRSSFDRLAVVRPDIIKIDRSLIAGIDADHIHREIVHAICRMSTNIGAIALAEGVETPEEAAYAKYAGATLIQGFWTARPTPDPVCENFPLKIDAIKTRCDRLQNDRDAHTESLGEQARSLCTRFCQTFCGPETPEGWHEALLPALSGMSNIEALYLINASARQVGPTLLRGKTRSFFEPAEHGSDHSRKEYFIRALDSKNGYHLTANYVSLATGNLCCTYAAKIEIASVPYVLCIDFIR, encoded by the coding sequence ATGGATACCGTACGACAGATGATTGACGAACGTCGTTTCATCATCCACTTTCAGCCTATCCTCTCGGTGCGCGGACGCACTTTTTTCGGGGTCGAGGCACTCCTTCGCGGCGTGTCGCCCGACGGGACGGCGATTTCCCCTGCTCTCCTTTTCGACCGGGCAGATGCCGAGGGGCTGGGGATGGAGCTCGACCGTCTCGCCCGGCATCTTGCCATCGAATCGTTTCATCCCCTTTGGGAACGCAACAAGCGCCTGCTCCTGTTCGTCAATTTCGAATCCAAGCTGATCGACTCGTACGAACCGGGATCGTACCTTTTCGACGGTTTGCTCAAACGCCACGGAATCCCCTTTAGCAACATCGTTTTGGAGATCAAAGAGGACGAAATCCGCGATACCGCCAAACTCGAAGCGTTTTGTGCCCACTACCGCAATCTCGGGTTCAACATCGCGCTCGATGACTTCGGCGTGGGCCGTTCGAGTTTCGACCGCCTTGCGGTGGTCCGTCCCGACATCATCAAAATCGACCGTTCGCTGATCGCGGGAATCGACGCCGACCATATCCACCGCGAAATCGTCCACGCCATCTGCCGCATGAGTACCAATATCGGGGCGATCGCGCTGGCCGAAGGGGTCGAGACGCCTGAAGAAGCCGCCTACGCGAAATACGCCGGAGCGACGCTGATACAGGGATTCTGGACCGCACGCCCCACGCCCGATCCCGTCTGCGAGAATTTTCCGCTCAAAATCGACGCGATCAAAACCCGCTGCGACCGTCTCCAAAACGACCGCGACGCCCACACCGAGTCTCTGGGCGAACAGGCCCGATCGCTGTGCACGCGCTTTTGCCAAACGTTCTGCGGTCCCGAAACGCCGGAAGGATGGCACGAAGCGCTCCTCCCTGCCCTCTCGGGGATGTCGAACATCGAGGCCCTCTACCTCATCAACGCCTCGGCCAGACAGGTCGGCCCCACCCTGCTGCGGGGAAAAACCCGATCGTTTTTCGAACCCGCCGAACACGGCAGCGACCACTCCCGCAAAGAGTATTTCATCCGCGCCCTCGATTCGAAAAACGGCTACCACCTCACCGCGAATTACGTCTCGCTGGCGACCGGGAACCTTTGCTGCACCTACGCGGCGAAAATAGAGATCGCCAGCGTCCCCTACGTCCTCTGCATCGATTTTATCCGCTGA
- a CDS encoding nucleotide pyrophosphohydrolase: protein MNLEHIQNLLSRFSAERDWEKHHSPKNLVMALTGEVGELSEIFQWLSEEESQDLPSEVREHTREEIADIAVYLIRLCMKLEIDLEAAIVDKMAKNEAKYPIDRVKGMDKKRLFLTKAGR, encoded by the coding sequence ATGAACCTCGAACATATCCAAAATCTCCTTAGCCGTTTTTCCGCCGAGCGCGACTGGGAAAAACACCATAGCCCAAAAAACCTCGTGATGGCTCTGACGGGCGAGGTGGGGGAACTCAGCGAAATCTTCCAGTGGCTGAGCGAAGAGGAGTCGCAGGACCTCCCCTCGGAAGTGAGAGAGCATACCCGCGAGGAGATTGCCGATATTGCCGTTTACCTGATACGGCTGTGCATGAAGCTCGAAATCGATCTGGAAGCGGCAATCGTGGATAAAATGGCCAAGAACGAAGCCAAATACCCCATCGACAGGGTCAAGGGGATGGATAAAAAGCGGCTTTTTCTCACCAAAGCTGGGCGATAA